The following are from one region of the Mycolicibacterium diernhoferi genome:
- a CDS encoding adenylate/guanylate cyclase domain-containing protein, which produces MAVTGPRGCLPDLPEGRRDYEDAASRRRATLTISTRIAATIVAAYGVVEMILIPQATHIWLVNLATAAVFIAIPLLYRFGPLVAATVFVTLAYAFTAYACSQLGTDTGLQFYFFVGAALIILVIGGDHLAIASVLAASGAGLAIALEWLVVPNTGIFSESRMQVSFAVTVAAASLMMLIVVGSAMRRIDRAENALRLEFAKSEALLANILPDSIATRLKDRDDAIIADGYEDASILFADIAGYTKRASDTDPAELVLFLNRLFTDFDALVDRHGLEKIKTSGDSYMVVSGVPQPRPDHLESLACLALDMAAAVDGLRDQQGREVPLRIGIAAGPVVAGVVGSRKFFYDVWGDAVNVASRMESTDVEGRIQVPQDVYDRINASYVFEERGEVEVKGKGAMHTWYLVGRRPAPGNGERVSDPAALRDGVSPGPGHTL; this is translated from the coding sequence GTGGCTGTCACGGGGCCTCGCGGGTGCCTGCCCGACCTTCCGGAAGGTCGCCGGGACTACGAAGACGCGGCGAGCAGACGGCGTGCGACGCTGACCATCAGCACCCGGATCGCCGCCACGATCGTGGCGGCGTACGGCGTCGTCGAGATGATCCTCATCCCCCAGGCCACCCATATCTGGCTGGTCAATCTCGCGACCGCGGCCGTTTTCATCGCCATCCCGCTGCTGTACCGCTTCGGCCCACTGGTCGCCGCCACGGTGTTCGTGACGCTGGCGTACGCCTTCACCGCGTACGCGTGCAGCCAGCTCGGCACCGACACCGGACTGCAGTTCTACTTCTTCGTCGGTGCGGCGCTGATCATTCTGGTGATCGGTGGCGACCATCTCGCCATCGCATCGGTGCTGGCCGCGTCCGGAGCCGGTCTCGCGATCGCCCTGGAGTGGCTCGTCGTCCCCAATACCGGGATCTTCTCGGAGTCCCGGATGCAGGTCAGTTTCGCCGTCACGGTGGCCGCAGCAAGCTTGATGATGCTCATCGTGGTCGGGTCGGCGATGCGCCGGATCGACCGCGCCGAGAATGCGCTGCGGCTCGAATTCGCGAAATCCGAAGCGTTGCTGGCCAACATCCTTCCGGACAGCATCGCCACCCGGCTCAAGGACCGCGATGACGCGATCATCGCGGACGGGTACGAGGATGCCTCGATCCTGTTCGCCGACATCGCCGGATACACCAAGCGCGCCAGCGATACCGACCCTGCCGAGCTGGTGTTGTTCCTCAACCGGTTGTTCACCGATTTCGATGCACTCGTCGACCGGCACGGCCTGGAGAAGATCAAGACCAGCGGCGATTCGTACATGGTGGTCAGCGGCGTCCCCCAGCCCCGTCCCGACCACCTGGAGTCCCTGGCGTGCCTGGCCCTGGACATGGCCGCCGCGGTCGACGGCCTGCGCGATCAGCAGGGCCGCGAAGTGCCGCTGCGGATCGGCATCGCCGCCGGCCCGGTGGTGGCGGGAGTGGTCGGCTCGCGCAAGTTCTTCTATGACGTCTGGGGCGATGCGGTCAATGTGGCCTCGCGGATGGAGAGCACCGATGTGGAGGGACGCATTCAGGTGCCCCAGGACGTCTACGACCGCATCAACGCCAGCTATGTGTTCGAAGAGCGCGGCGAGGTGGAGGTGAAGGGTAAGGGGGCCATGCACACCTGGTACCTCGTCGGCCGCCGCCCCGCGCCCGGAAACGGCGAGCGGGTGTCCGACCCCGCCGCGCTACGCGACGGGGTCTCACCCGGACCGGGTCACACCTTGTAG
- a CDS encoding Dps family protein: MTTSPSTRRTDSDIQGFQASPELRASLQQVLVDLIELHLQGKQAHWNVVGSNFRDLHLQLDDLVDFARDGSDTVAERMRALQAPADGRTDTVAATTTLPEFPPYERSTADVVDLVSARVYAAVDTLRAVHDGVDAEDPTSADILHQLIEGLEKRAWLIKAENYKV, translated from the coding sequence ATGACCACTTCACCGAGCACCCGACGCACCGATTCCGACATCCAGGGCTTCCAGGCATCGCCCGAACTGCGGGCCAGTCTGCAGCAGGTTCTGGTCGACCTGATCGAACTGCACCTGCAGGGCAAGCAGGCGCACTGGAACGTGGTGGGCAGCAACTTCCGCGACCTGCATCTGCAACTGGACGACCTGGTCGACTTCGCGCGCGACGGCAGTGACACGGTCGCCGAGCGGATGCGGGCGCTGCAGGCGCCCGCAGACGGTCGCACCGACACCGTGGCGGCCACCACCACACTGCCCGAGTTCCCGCCCTACGAGCGCAGCACCGCCGACGTCGTCGATCTGGTCAGTGCCCGCGTCTACGCGGCGGTGGACACCCTGCGGGCCGTCCACGATGGGGTGGACGCCGAAGATCCCACCAGCGCCGACATCCTGCACCAGCTGATCGAGGGGCTGGAGAAGCGGGCCTGGTTGATCAAGGCCGAGAACTACAAGGTGTGA
- a CDS encoding HdeD family acid-resistance protein, with amino-acid sequence MTTLAPPSLLPQLWKSTLISGVLAVALGIAVLVWPGKTILVTAILFGAYLLVTGIAQIVLAFSLKVAKGGRVLLFISGAASVVLGALALIRITDAVLLLAIWIGVGFIFRGVSTAVSAISDPTLPGRAWTIIVGVISLIAGIIVLAAPFESLGTLTLVAGFCLIFIGVSEIITAFGIRSAAKKGSAALAATEPTNPADPPAPPVAAPTS; translated from the coding sequence ATGACGACTCTCGCTCCCCCGAGCCTATTGCCCCAGCTGTGGAAATCCACCCTGATCTCGGGCGTGTTGGCGGTGGCACTCGGAATCGCGGTGCTGGTGTGGCCGGGTAAGACCATCCTGGTGACGGCGATCCTCTTCGGCGCCTACCTCCTGGTGACCGGAATCGCCCAGATCGTGCTCGCCTTCAGCCTGAAGGTGGCCAAAGGTGGTCGGGTGCTGCTGTTCATCAGCGGTGCCGCGTCGGTCGTTCTCGGGGCCCTGGCGCTCATCCGGATAACCGATGCGGTGCTGCTGCTGGCCATCTGGATCGGCGTGGGCTTCATCTTCCGCGGCGTGAGCACGGCGGTCTCGGCGATCAGCGATCCGACACTGCCCGGACGGGCGTGGACCATCATCGTCGGCGTGATCAGCCTGATCGCCGGCATCATCGTGCTGGCCGCCCCGTTCGAGTCGCTCGGCACCCTGACCCTGGTCGCCGGGTTCTGCCTGATCTTCATCGGCGTCTCGGAGATCATCACCGCGTTCGGTATCCGGTCCGCGGCCAAGAAGGGCTCCGCTGCCCTGGCAGCAACCGAGCCGACCAACCCTGCCGACCCGCCGGCTCCCCCGGTGGCCGCCCCTACGAGCTGA
- a CDS encoding response regulator, translating to MGVDRAAEDEVTTVMVVDDHPIWRDAVARDLTEAGFEVVATADGVATARRRAEVVQPGVVVMDMQLSDGTGAQATLEVLAVSPSSRVLVLSASDERADVLEAVKAGASGYLVKSASKTELSEAVRSTAAGRAVFTPGLAGLVLGEYRRIAQTGPDAASGAPAVPSLTDRETEILRYVAKGLTAKQIAQRLSLSHRTVENHVQATFRKLQVANRVEATRYAIEHGLDQ from the coding sequence ATGGGAGTTGACCGTGCCGCGGAGGACGAGGTGACCACCGTGATGGTGGTCGACGATCACCCGATCTGGCGCGATGCGGTCGCCCGGGATCTCACCGAGGCGGGTTTCGAGGTGGTGGCCACCGCGGACGGGGTGGCCACCGCACGCCGGCGGGCCGAGGTGGTGCAACCCGGCGTGGTCGTGATGGACATGCAGCTGTCCGACGGGACCGGAGCCCAGGCCACGCTGGAAGTGCTGGCGGTCTCCCCGTCCTCGCGGGTGTTGGTGCTCTCGGCCTCCGACGAGCGCGCCGACGTGCTCGAGGCGGTGAAGGCCGGCGCGAGCGGCTATCTCGTCAAGAGTGCCTCGAAAACCGAACTGAGCGAAGCGGTTCGGTCCACCGCCGCGGGCCGGGCGGTCTTCACTCCCGGGCTGGCCGGGCTGGTGTTGGGAGAGTACCGGCGGATCGCCCAGACCGGACCCGACGCCGCCTCCGGCGCCCCGGCCGTGCCGAGCCTGACCGATCGGGAGACCGAGATCCTGCGGTACGTCGCGAAGGGGTTGACCGCCAAGCAGATTGCGCAACGGCTGTCGTTGAGTCACCGCACCGTGGAAAACCACGTCCAGGCCACCTTCCGCAAGCTTCAGGTCGCCAACCGGGTGGAGGCGACCCGGTACGCGATCGAGCACGGACTTGATCAATAG
- a CDS encoding amino acid ABC transporter permease, translating into MSDDGSPPQSSPPQPIDAVPLRHPWRWVAATGIIVVVGLFLYGAATNPAYGWSTFAQYLFHERILLGVLNTLQLTVYSMVIGVVLGVILTVMRLSDNFVLSSVAWVFLWIFRGTPVYVQLVFWGLMPTIYQKIRLGVPFGPSFFEFDLQSLSFPFALAVIGLALNEAAYMAEIVRAGIMSVPEGQLEASTALGMSWGLAMRRTVLPQAMRVIIPPTGNELISLLKTTSLVTAVPYALDVYGIATREIAARIFEPVPLLLVAAVWYLAITSVLMVGQFYLERYFSRGVSRKLTSKQLEALAKAQIGTLP; encoded by the coding sequence ATGAGTGATGACGGCTCGCCGCCACAGTCCAGCCCACCACAGCCCATTGACGCGGTCCCGCTGCGCCATCCCTGGAGGTGGGTGGCGGCGACCGGCATCATCGTCGTGGTCGGCCTCTTCCTCTACGGGGCCGCCACCAACCCTGCCTACGGCTGGTCGACGTTCGCGCAGTACCTGTTCCACGAACGGATTCTGCTCGGCGTCCTCAACACCCTTCAGCTGACCGTGTATTCGATGGTCATCGGCGTCGTGCTCGGTGTGATCCTCACCGTGATGCGGCTGTCGGACAATTTCGTGCTCAGTTCGGTGGCATGGGTGTTCTTGTGGATCTTCCGCGGCACCCCCGTGTACGTGCAGCTGGTGTTCTGGGGACTGATGCCGACGATCTACCAGAAGATCCGGTTGGGTGTGCCGTTCGGCCCGTCGTTCTTCGAATTCGACCTGCAGAGCCTGTCGTTCCCGTTTGCGCTGGCGGTCATCGGTCTGGCGCTCAACGAGGCGGCCTATATGGCCGAAATCGTCCGCGCAGGCATCATGTCGGTGCCGGAGGGACAGCTGGAAGCGTCGACGGCTCTGGGCATGTCATGGGGTCTGGCGATGCGCCGCACGGTGTTGCCGCAGGCGATGCGGGTCATCATCCCGCCGACCGGCAACGAGCTGATCAGCCTGCTCAAGACGACCTCACTGGTGACCGCGGTGCCGTACGCATTGGATGTCTACGGCATCGCCACCCGCGAGATCGCCGCCCGCATCTTCGAGCCGGTGCCGTTGCTGCTGGTCGCAGCGGTGTGGTATCTGGCGATCACCAGTGTCCTGATGGTCGGCCAGTTCTATCTGGAGCGCTATTTCTCCCGGGGTGTGTCGCGCAAGTTGACCTCCAAGCAACTCGAGGCGCTGGCGAAGGCGCAGATTGGTACCTTGCCGTGA
- a CDS encoding cytochrome ubiquinol oxidase subunit I translates to MDALDVARWQFGITTVYHFIFVPLTIGLAPLIAVFQTLWVVTDNTAWYRLTRFFGKLFLINFALGVATGIVQEFQFGMNWSEYSRFVGDVFGAPLAMEGLVAFFFESTFLGLWIFGWTRLPKLVHLACIWIVAFAVNASAYFIIAANSFMQHPVGARFNPETGRAELNSVTELFTNNTALAAVPHAVAGAFLVAGTFVAGICSWLMVRDPDNPDARTMHRPATIMGCVIAFIAAGALAWTGDVQGKLMFQQQPMKMASAESLCHTEIDPNFSVLTVGTHNNCDSVIHLIEVPYVLPWLAEGKVSGVELQGVQDLQAEYEQKFGPGDYRPNLFVTYWSFRAMIGLLAVPMLFAMAALWLTRGGRIPRQRWFATFALVTLPTPFLANIAGWVFTEMGRQPWVVAPNPTGDPILRLTVSQGVSNHATGMVLMSLIIFTAIYAALAVIWFWLMRRYVVEGPQEHDTEPIPPTPPDEDDVKPLSFAY, encoded by the coding sequence ATGGACGCTCTGGATGTCGCACGGTGGCAGTTCGGAATCACCACCGTCTATCACTTCATCTTCGTACCGCTCACGATCGGGCTGGCACCGCTGATCGCGGTGTTCCAGACACTGTGGGTCGTCACCGACAACACCGCCTGGTACCGGCTGACCCGCTTCTTCGGCAAGCTGTTCCTGATCAACTTCGCCCTCGGCGTCGCCACCGGCATAGTCCAGGAATTCCAGTTCGGCATGAACTGGAGCGAATACTCCCGGTTCGTCGGCGATGTCTTCGGTGCCCCGCTGGCGATGGAGGGCCTGGTCGCGTTCTTCTTCGAATCGACCTTCCTGGGATTGTGGATCTTCGGCTGGACCCGGCTGCCGAAACTGGTGCACCTGGCCTGTATCTGGATCGTCGCATTCGCCGTCAACGCCTCGGCGTACTTCATCATCGCCGCGAACTCCTTCATGCAGCACCCCGTCGGGGCGCGGTTCAACCCGGAGACCGGGCGCGCCGAACTGAACAGCGTCACCGAACTTTTCACCAACAACACTGCGCTGGCCGCGGTCCCGCATGCGGTGGCCGGCGCGTTCCTGGTGGCCGGAACGTTCGTGGCGGGCATCTGCTCCTGGTTGATGGTGCGCGATCCGGACAACCCGGATGCCCGCACCATGCACCGGCCGGCCACCATCATGGGGTGCGTCATCGCCTTCATCGCCGCGGGCGCGCTGGCCTGGACCGGCGATGTGCAGGGCAAGCTGATGTTCCAACAGCAGCCGATGAAGATGGCCTCGGCGGAATCGCTGTGCCACACCGAAATTGATCCGAACTTCTCCGTGCTGACGGTCGGCACGCACAACAACTGCGACAGCGTCATCCACCTCATCGAGGTGCCCTATGTGCTGCCGTGGCTGGCCGAGGGCAAGGTCAGCGGTGTCGAACTACAGGGTGTGCAGGATCTGCAAGCGGAGTACGAACAGAAGTTCGGCCCCGGTGACTACCGGCCCAATCTGTTCGTCACCTACTGGTCATTCCGGGCCATGATCGGGCTCCTGGCGGTGCCGATGCTGTTCGCCATGGCCGCACTGTGGCTCACGCGCGGCGGCCGAATACCCCGGCAGCGCTGGTTCGCCACGTTCGCGCTGGTGACCCTGCCGACACCGTTCTTGGCCAACATCGCCGGCTGGGTGTTCACCGAGATGGGCCGCCAACCGTGGGTGGTCGCGCCGAACCCGACCGGTGATCCGATACTGCGCCTCACCGTCTCCCAGGGGGTCTCGAACCATGCCACGGGCATGGTGCTGATGTCGCTGATCATCTTCACCGCGATCTACGCGGCGCTCGCGGTGATCTGGTTCTGGCTGATGCGCCGCTACGTCGTGGAAGGGCCGCAGGAGCACGACACCGAACCCATTCCCCCGACGCCACCCGACGAGGACGACGTCAAACCGCTCTCGTTCGCGTACTAG
- a CDS encoding amino acid ABC transporter ATP-binding protein: MVRAELVCKDFGALKVLKGITLEVQKGQVLVLVGPSGSGKSTFLRCINHLENVSAGRLYVDGTLVGYHERGGKLYEMKPREVARQRRDVGMVFQHFNLFPHRTALDNIVEAPIHVKGVKKNAAVARGKDLLDQVGLADKATAYPAQLSGGQQQRVAIARALAMNPKLMLFDEPTSALDPELVGEVLAVMKKLASEGMTMVVVTHEMGFAREVADELVFMDGGVVVERGDPTQILSNPQHERTKAFLSKVM, translated from the coding sequence ATGGTGAGGGCCGAACTTGTCTGCAAGGACTTCGGGGCGCTCAAGGTGCTCAAGGGCATCACTCTGGAAGTCCAGAAGGGGCAGGTTCTGGTGCTTGTCGGGCCGTCGGGCTCGGGCAAGTCCACATTTCTGCGTTGCATCAACCATCTGGAGAATGTCAGCGCCGGTCGGCTCTATGTCGATGGCACGCTGGTCGGCTATCACGAGCGGGGCGGCAAGCTGTACGAGATGAAGCCCCGCGAGGTCGCCAGGCAGCGGCGCGACGTGGGGATGGTGTTCCAGCACTTCAATCTGTTCCCGCACCGGACCGCGCTGGACAACATCGTCGAAGCTCCGATCCATGTGAAGGGTGTCAAGAAGAACGCGGCCGTCGCCCGGGGCAAGGATCTGCTCGACCAGGTCGGCCTGGCGGACAAGGCCACTGCCTATCCGGCGCAACTGTCCGGTGGTCAGCAGCAGCGGGTCGCGATCGCCCGGGCGCTGGCCATGAACCCCAAGCTGATGTTGTTCGACGAGCCGACCTCCGCGCTGGACCCCGAACTCGTCGGCGAGGTGCTCGCCGTGATGAAAAAGCTTGCCTCAGAGGGGATGACGATGGTCGTTGTCACCCATGAGATGGGCTTCGCCCGGGAGGTCGCCGACGAGTTGGTGTTCATGGACGGTGGCGTGGTGGTCGAACGCGGTGATCCCACCCAGATCCTGAGCAACCCGCAGCACGAGCGGACGAAAGCCTTTCTGTCCAAGGTGATGTAG
- the macS gene encoding MacS family sensor histidine kinase, protein MRTQQPVDPVAPLWRAAQVFRLLSWIYALYFQVSKNAELDHPVLGWVLFGVLTAGTAACGLAYLQGFGRRRAWVLAEAVLVIGLMGSTVLVASPQWTLANQSWPTTLWATNAVVSAAILAGPVAGMGSGLAVMATAAALKGAIAVDLVRSPTILIELSVGLAIGMAANTARRAHADVERAARLGAVLAERERLSRHVHDGVLQVLAMVARRGREIGGETAELAEAAGEQERALRRLLSAVEIEPDAAAADSDLGMLLRRHATDRISVSVPADAVHLEAGVASEVEAATINALTNVERHAGAGVRAYVLLEDLGDEVVVSIRDDGPGIPPGRLEEAVGEGRVGVSKSIRGRMAALGGRAELTTSVGGGTEWELTVPRRTR, encoded by the coding sequence GTGCGTACGCAACAGCCGGTAGACCCGGTGGCTCCGCTGTGGCGGGCCGCGCAGGTCTTCCGGCTGCTCAGCTGGATCTACGCGCTGTACTTCCAGGTGTCCAAGAACGCCGAGCTCGATCACCCGGTGCTGGGCTGGGTGCTGTTCGGGGTGCTCACCGCGGGCACCGCGGCGTGCGGGCTCGCCTACCTGCAGGGGTTCGGCCGCCGGCGGGCCTGGGTGCTGGCCGAGGCGGTGCTGGTGATCGGTCTGATGGGCAGCACCGTGCTGGTGGCCTCACCGCAGTGGACACTGGCCAACCAGTCGTGGCCCACCACGCTGTGGGCGACCAATGCGGTGGTGTCGGCCGCGATCCTGGCCGGGCCGGTGGCCGGGATGGGCAGCGGGCTGGCGGTGATGGCGACCGCCGCCGCTCTCAAGGGCGCGATCGCCGTGGACCTGGTGCGCAGCCCGACCATCCTCATCGAGCTGAGCGTCGGCCTGGCCATCGGCATGGCCGCCAACACCGCGCGCCGGGCGCACGCCGACGTGGAACGGGCAGCCCGCCTCGGGGCGGTGCTGGCCGAGCGGGAACGGCTGTCCCGTCACGTACACGACGGCGTACTGCAGGTGCTGGCCATGGTCGCCCGAAGGGGTCGCGAGATCGGCGGTGAGACAGCCGAGTTGGCCGAAGCCGCCGGAGAGCAGGAGCGAGCGTTGCGCAGGCTGCTCAGCGCCGTGGAGATCGAGCCGGATGCGGCGGCCGCCGACAGCGATCTCGGAATGCTGCTGCGCCGGCACGCCACCGACCGGATATCGGTGAGCGTGCCCGCCGACGCGGTTCACCTCGAAGCCGGGGTGGCGTCCGAGGTGGAGGCCGCCACGATCAACGCGCTGACCAACGTCGAACGCCATGCCGGTGCCGGGGTGCGGGCCTACGTGCTGTTGGAGGATCTGGGTGACGAGGTGGTGGTGAGCATCCGCGATGACGGGCCCGGAATCCCGCCGGGCAGACTGGAAGAGGCGGTCGGCGAGGGGCGGGTGGGCGTGAGCAAATCGATTCGGGGGCGGATGGCCGCGCTCGGTGGCCGGGCCGAACTGACCACCTCGGTGGGCGGGGGTACCGAATGGGAGTTGACCGTGCCGCGGAGGACGAGGTGA
- a CDS encoding ABC transporter substrate-binding protein has protein sequence MTGVVLDDARSHEKEATVSAGCKNRRSRKWRVAVAFAASGALLAAGCTSNTDSAESTTSTTAASAEKVEAIANTVPEAIKSSGKLIVGVNIPYAPNEFKDETGKIVGFDVDLMDAVAGTLGLTPEYRESDFAKIIPSIQGGTFNVGMSSFTDSKEREQQVDFVTYFSAGTLWAQPAGGDIDPENACGKRVAVQATTVQDTDELPARSKKCTEEGKPAIEIIPFDSQDAATNAVVLGQADAMSADSPVTLYAIKQTNGKLVQAGETFDSAPYGWPVEKNSPLAQSLVQALQHLIETGKYKEIAANWGLEEGMIDKPVINGAVS, from the coding sequence ATGACGGGCGTGGTGCTGGATGACGCCCGATCCCACGAGAAAGAGGCAACCGTGTCAGCTGGATGTAAGAACCGCCGGAGCAGGAAGTGGCGCGTGGCAGTGGCGTTCGCGGCGAGCGGGGCCCTGCTCGCGGCGGGCTGCACGAGCAACACCGACAGCGCGGAGTCGACGACGAGCACCACCGCCGCATCGGCCGAGAAGGTCGAGGCCATCGCGAACACGGTCCCGGAGGCCATCAAGTCCTCCGGCAAGCTCATCGTGGGCGTCAACATTCCGTACGCCCCCAATGAGTTCAAGGACGAGACGGGCAAGATCGTCGGGTTCGACGTCGACCTGATGGACGCCGTCGCCGGGACACTCGGGCTGACCCCGGAGTACCGCGAATCCGACTTCGCCAAGATCATCCCGTCCATCCAGGGCGGCACGTTCAACGTCGGCATGTCGTCCTTCACCGACAGCAAGGAACGCGAGCAGCAGGTCGACTTCGTCACCTACTTCTCCGCGGGCACCCTGTGGGCCCAGCCGGCCGGCGGTGACATCGACCCCGAGAATGCCTGCGGTAAGCGGGTCGCGGTGCAGGCCACCACCGTGCAGGACACCGACGAGCTTCCCGCGCGCAGCAAGAAGTGCACCGAAGAGGGCAAGCCCGCCATCGAGATCATCCCGTTCGACAGCCAGGACGCCGCAACCAACGCAGTGGTGCTCGGCCAGGCCGACGCCATGTCCGCGGACTCCCCGGTGACGCTGTACGCGATCAAGCAGACCAACGGAAAGCTCGTGCAGGCCGGGGAGACCTTCGATTCCGCGCCTTACGGCTGGCCGGTCGAGAAGAATTCACCGCTGGCGCAGTCGCTGGTGCAGGCGCTGCAGCATCTGATCGAGACGGGCAAGTACAAGGAGATCGCCGCGAACTGGGGTCTCGAAGAGGGCATGATCGACAAGCCGGTGATCAACGGCGCGGTCTCGTAG
- a CDS encoding DUF2339 domain-containing protein, with protein MTEPQQVLARLSAEFVTLSQTLARASAELTQLADSLQATPPVPGPAATQPPAQPAWTAAQYQQYYSQYPQAQYPYAGYPAPTPQQPPPLVSTPQPPAAAAQHPAQPPQNWIGKALAAAGVAVTLIGVVLLVVLAAQAGLLAPPVRVAAGAVLAGGLVAVALRLYARPGGRVGAIALAATGIAAAYIDVIAVTTVYEWVPAVAGLVISAVIAGGGLTLARRWDSEHLGLLVLVPLTVLAPVVTGDITLLLVGFMLALAAVTLPVQLGRDWTAMFAARVVAGSGPVLLALLGAAFGSEYRPWLAAAAAVAALLAIGSALILLPGSAHRTGLALLAAAGALPVLGVSAAVGRVPAALIIAALAAAVLAVVLLGARWPGVTSAVRQVWSALSAVAALVAVAVAFDGEVAGPVLLALAVVVAVAGRHSVPAQWAALGFGAVGGTYYLALASPPTLTSATVMATTEAVSVLVSSVLLTLYALAQAWALSRRGDADTGRLLIAAAAVVIGYAVTVFTVTAGVLIGGTGGGFLAGHMAATICWIVLAAGLFGYAARLDRAERSVPIGGGMALVAAAVAKLFLFDLGTLDGIFRVAVFIVVGLVLLGMGAGYARLLSQQDQQRKDPSFLE; from the coding sequence ATGACCGAACCTCAGCAGGTGCTCGCGCGGCTGTCCGCGGAGTTCGTGACGCTGTCCCAGACGTTGGCCCGGGCGTCGGCCGAACTGACGCAACTGGCCGACTCCCTGCAGGCCACGCCACCGGTCCCCGGCCCGGCCGCGACGCAGCCGCCGGCCCAACCCGCCTGGACCGCAGCGCAGTATCAGCAGTACTACTCCCAGTACCCGCAAGCCCAGTACCCGTACGCGGGGTATCCCGCGCCGACCCCGCAGCAGCCGCCTCCGCTGGTTTCGACGCCGCAGCCGCCGGCGGCTGCGGCGCAGCACCCCGCACAGCCCCCACAGAACTGGATCGGCAAGGCGTTGGCCGCGGCGGGTGTCGCGGTGACGCTGATCGGTGTGGTCCTGCTGGTGGTGCTCGCCGCCCAGGCCGGCCTGCTCGCCCCACCCGTGCGGGTGGCCGCCGGTGCGGTGCTCGCCGGCGGACTCGTCGCGGTGGCGCTGCGGCTGTACGCCCGCCCCGGCGGCCGGGTCGGCGCCATCGCGTTGGCCGCCACCGGTATCGCCGCGGCGTATATAGATGTCATCGCGGTCACCACCGTCTATGAGTGGGTGCCCGCGGTGGCCGGGTTGGTGATCTCGGCGGTGATCGCCGGCGGTGGGCTCACGCTGGCCCGGCGGTGGGACTCCGAACACCTCGGCCTGTTGGTGCTGGTGCCGCTGACGGTCCTCGCGCCGGTGGTGACCGGCGACATCACGTTGCTGCTGGTGGGTTTCATGCTGGCACTGGCGGCGGTGACCCTGCCAGTGCAGTTGGGCCGGGACTGGACCGCGATGTTCGCCGCGCGGGTCGTCGCCGGCAGCGGGCCGGTACTGCTGGCCCTGCTCGGGGCGGCCTTCGGCTCGGAGTACCGCCCGTGGCTGGCGGCCGCGGCGGCGGTCGCCGCGCTGCTGGCCATCGGTTCGGCGCTCATCCTGCTGCCCGGCAGTGCTCACCGGACCGGTCTCGCGCTGCTCGCGGCGGCGGGTGCGCTGCCCGTGCTCGGGGTGTCCGCGGCCGTCGGGCGGGTGCCCGCCGCGCTGATCATCGCGGCCCTGGCGGCCGCCGTGCTGGCGGTCGTGCTGCTGGGGGCGCGGTGGCCCGGTGTCACCTCCGCTGTGCGGCAGGTGTGGTCGGCGCTGTCGGCGGTCGCCGCCCTGGTGGCCGTCGCGGTCGCCTTCGACGGCGAGGTGGCCGGCCCGGTGCTGTTGGCCCTGGCGGTGGTGGTGGCCGTTGCCGGACGGCACAGCGTCCCGGCGCAGTGGGCGGCGCTGGGTTTCGGTGCCGTCGGCGGCACCTACTATCTGGCGCTGGCATCCCCGCCGACACTGACATCGGCGACCGTCATGGCAACCACCGAAGCCGTTTCCGTGCTGGTGTCCAGCGTGCTGCTGACGCTGTACGCGCTGGCGCAGGCGTGGGCGCTGAGTCGTCGCGGTGACGCGGACACCGGTCGGCTGCTGATCGCCGCCGCGGCGGTGGTGATCGGCTACGCGGTGACGGTGTTCACCGTGACCGCGGGTGTCCTCATCGGCGGTACCGGCGGCGGTTTCCTGGCCGGACACATGGCGGCGACCATCTGCTGGATCGTGTTGGCGGCCGGGTTGTTCGGATACGCGGCGCGACTGGACCGGGCGGAGCGCTCGGTGCCCATCGGCGGTGGGATGGCCTTGGTGGCCGCGGCGGTGGCCAAACTGTTCCTCTTCGATCTGGGCACCCTCGACGGCATCTTCCGGGTGGCGGTCTTCATCGTGGTCGGGCTGGTGCTGTTGGGGATGGGCGCCGGCTACGCCCGGCTGCTGAGCCAGCAGGACCAGCAGCGAAAAGATCCGTCGTTTCTGGAATGA